The Phlebotomus papatasi isolate M1 chromosome 3, Ppap_2.1, whole genome shotgun sequence genomic sequence CTCAAAATGCCCCAAAAGATTTGTTTCGCTAAAGAGAATGCAACAACATGAAACTATACATTTACCCAATGACGAAAGGTTCACGTTTCCCTGTCCCTACTGTGACAAAAAGTTCAGCAAATTAGTTGGAGTCCAAGTTCATATTCGTGGTATTCACACTAAAGAGAAACCTTTCATTTGCGAAGAATGTGGAAAATGTTTCGTATCAAAGGGAGCATTGAAGGACCATCAGATAAGCCATTCAGAGGAACGATCCTTCCAATGTTCTCAATGCcctaagaaatttaaaaaccaATATCGCTTGAAGATGCACGAGGAAGTACACAGTAGCATCACTTACGATTGTCCCCATTGCGGTGTTAAGCGCAAAACTAAGAGGAACTTGAAGTTGCATATGCTTGTTCACTCGGACGTCAAGAAATATAAATGCAATTATTGTGGAAATGAATACAAGAGGGCTAAGGCCCTCAAGGTAAGTGTCTTAAAAGTCGTAATCTTTaagatcaattttttaattaattttaaaagaaccAGCCTTTTGAcctttttcttttgtttataGGAGCATATCTTTTTGCACACCGGACAGAGACCTTATGAATGTCCATTTTGTGATAAAACTTTTGCGAGTGGATCCAACTGTCGGGGTCATAAGAGAAAAGCACATCCAACTGAATTGGAAGCCATGATGAAATCAGGAGTTGAACCGAAAAATGCAGTTCTGCCAAGTCTAGAATATTTACAATCTAGATTGATTTCTGTTGCTAATTCGGAGGAGATTTCTGATACATCCACTCGGTAATAAAAAACAGtgaaaataaaaacagaaacaaataaaaaattaacaaaataaaaaaaaaagtttatgaaaataattttaagacttCGAACGACTATTTAATGTAAAGAAAACTCGGGATTTCGATTTGGTTCTTCTCTCCTATTCTCTCATTTATTTTCTAAACAGGCTTTTGGAGCAGTGTGACCCCCTTTCAAGTAAAAGTGATGcgacaaataataaaaaaataatgtgttttttgttaatttataattaagCTTAAAAAGACGAGTTGCAAGAAGTTAAAAAGGAGATATTTTTAAAGAGAATTTAAGGGGACGTCTCAAGCTTTCAACATCTTCGCCCTTAtctaaaatcataaaaatcagttaggcattgaatttttttttgaatattcagaaaaacactatttagTGTAATTTTCATACTTATCttgccttttttttcttttgttgctaGAGGTGTAAATTGAACACTCGACGAGGTTTAAATCTTTTATAACGAATTATTTTcctaaataatacatttttcatgCTTTTTGAACATTATAATAAAACAAAAGTGTTTTAAATTGATACAAGATATATTTGTGTTTATCCTTGATGACGAAAACTATTTCTTTATGTGCTTTTTCACGTGTTGTATAAACAGTGCAGAATTAACACTCGACAGagttaatttttataaagcaaAGTTAGtgtgaatttcacttttttcttcctttttttggTGTGAATTTAAACCCCGATTGCTATGGTGCATATTCTGCATATTCAACACCTCTTTTTAACCCCGGCTCCCAGATCCATTTCCCTGAGTGTATGAAAAGGATGTCACGAAATTTGAAACTACAGTAGAGCCTCCCCGTCTGACACATGGTAAGGGGGACCTAGCGTTCAGCCATTATAATTAACACTCAGCCTTAGCCACTATTTTAGCCTTAGAAGATATGTTTTAACGTTTTTTTCTTCGAAACGTGCCTAATAAGCCAATCAACAGTTCAGTAATTGTCAAATAAAACTCTTCAAATGTCGCAGTAAGTATATGTCACAAAATCAAGTCTGAGTGAATTTAGTGTGCTCATAAAATAAGGACAGAAGGTGCTTAAAAATGTTTGGAAATTGGAAAAAGTGGTGTCGATTGTGTGCTAACATAAATCTAGCAAATGAAGACGAAATATTCAAAACAGAATCCATAAGTGAACAACTGGaaatagtaaataaatatttcatgattTCGGTGAGGaagtttttttgatttttaataaaaacatcaATTAATTCAACTATTTTTATATTCTTGAGACCATTTGTGATTTGTTCCAACATCGTTAAACctaataataatttcttaatttgcaaggctttgtaaaaaatttgaaaaaattttttacGTTTTCATTGACAACTTCAGAAACCGTTCAATTGTTTTGAAGAGAATAACATTTGTATAGATTATTTCTTACAATGTATAATtacattactaaattattatacgTTGCGTAGTaaaactaaatcaaaatttgtatttGGGAGCTGCTTTTTTGATAGACTTTTCTAGATACTATAGACTTTTTCAGTATCCTTCTAATTTTCAATGAGATAATCGTTAacttaatattaattaattatttgtttattattatttgaattaattttagtttGACCGAGACgtgttcctcttattttattttctaacgACATTTTTAAGGGTTGCCTATGTACTATAAGTACATAggcaactgtgctaactacaTAAGTAATATAGGCAGTAACTGTGCTAACTGTGTGGCAGTAACTGTGTCTGCATTCGTCGTAAACGAAGACGCACAGCTGCTTGACGTTTGCAACGAATGCAaccacaaagcaaatgcagttaacacagttgctgatccaacctacgaaatatagatttttttgagTAGTGAATAGTGAGAGATTGAAtagttataaatttaaaaaagatattttagaaaaattagtgttactttaattttttggaaTTGAAGACTTGGGTATAAAAGCCTGTATACATTAggaacaattttcataaattgttcttttgaaggaaattacctGCACTGTTGTTTGAAACATgagaattctgtcaaaaatgcaatttttcatgaaaattgctctcaattttGGCCTTAAAGGCCTCTAGGAtcttttttatattgttttttaaaagaaaatttcccccatCGTTATAttgtgtctacacactagaagcaattttcgtaaaaaattgccttttttaaaataattatgactcaatttatgacaaaaattgcttttagtgtATAGACGCCAAAAGTTTAGataaaaaactttttgaaaccCTATTGGATTAAACACTGAATTTATAAGACGTCTTGCGTGCAGATGGGAGTAACATCTAGCCTGAATATTTTAACTAACTTATTCCTTGCTAGAACTCAGTAATTTTAGCTTCACCATATTAATAAGCAGCGGTCAGTCGAGATAAAGATTTTACGGTTTTTATAACAGtcctaaaataattcttaccCACTCATTGTTAGATGTAATTACTTTGGCATAAACCTCCACTTAAACCCTTGTAATATAGGAATAGATGTTGAGGTCAATTATAGCAAATCAATCATAAAAGGAAATGTTCCTCTTTTAACCTTTAGCTAACGCATTATGAAGGAATTGAATCGACAGTATGTAAAGTCTGTTCTGACTTCCTAACCAAGTTAGAGAACTTCGGAGAGTGTTGCTTGAAATCAGACAGAATGTTCAAAGAGCTAATGCTACAAAATAGCGTAACAGACTCAGATCTTCAATATATTCGCCTTAAACACGGAATTGACAGTGAAGAAATCGTGAGTGCTAAGTTCTTTAATCTCTCTAAGAAACTACTAGAAAAGAATTTCTTTTGCAGAAATATAGTGCATTTTTGCCAGAAACTGACTATATTAAAACACCCAAAGAAGGTTCTGTGAATTCTGATCACTTTCAAGACCCCCTTGATGTAGACATAGAAACCTCAGTTGAAGCCAATGAACTGTCTGAAGATAAATCGGAAAAGTCAACACCAGCTCCTAAGATTTCAAAAAAGCGTATGTCCTGTGAGATATTATGTTTTAAAGAATCCTAATATTAGGCAATAAAATTTCAGGTGGAAGACCTAGGAAGTCCATGCAATGGCAAAACACAAGTCAATCGGAAATTAAACAAGAAGATGATGAAAATATGTGTGATGATCGTACTCTTGCACTCCAAGATACCAATATCGTCATAAGAGATAAGGCTGAGCGATGGAGATGTCCTAGGAGTGCCAGAGAGAAGCTTAGGGAATGTGAGTATTGTTCGAAAAagtttaaacgcaaatatcttcTTACGCAACATTTTCGCGAGAAGCATTCCAAAGAAGGGTTGCCATTTGTCTGCTCAAAATGCCCCAAAAGATTTATTTCGCTAAAGAGAATGCAACAACATGAAGTTATACATTTACCCAATAACGAAAGATTCACATTTCCCTGTCCCTACTGTGACAAAAAGTTTATCAGATCAGTTGGAGTCCAAGTTCATATTCGTGGTATTCACACTAAAGACAGACCTTTCATTTGCGAAGAATGTGGAAAATGTTTCGTATCAAAGGGAGCATTGAAGGACCATCAGAGAAGTCATTTACAGGAACGATCCTTCCAATGTTCTCAATGCcctaagaaatttaaaaaccaATATCGCTTGAAGATGCACGAGGAAGTACACAGTAGCATAACTTACGATTGTCCCCATTGCGGTGTTAAGCGCAAAACTAAGAGGAACTTGAAGTTGCATATGCTTGTTCACTCGGACGTCAAGAAATATAAATGCAATTATTGTGGAAATGAATACAAGAGGGCTAAGGCCCTCAAGGTAAGTGTCCTAAGTCGTAATCTttaagatcattttttttttaaattaattttaaaagaaccGGCCTTTTGACCTTTTTCTCTTGTTTGTAATAGGAGCATATCTTTTTGCACACCGGACAGAGACCTTATAAATGCCCATTTTGCGATAAAACTTTTGCGAGTGGATCCAACTGTGCTGGTCATAAGAGAAGAACACATCCAACTGAATTGGAAGCCATGATGAAATCAGGAGTTGAACCAAAAAATGCAGTTCTGCCAAGTCTAGAATATCTACAATCTAAATTGATTTCTCTTGCTAAATCGGAGGCGTTTTCTGATTCAACCACTCGATAatgaaaaacagtgaaaaattaaaaaaaaaaaaacagaaacaaaCAAAAGatgaacaaaataaaaaaaagtttatgaaaataatatcaAGACTTCGAACGACTACTTAATGTGAAGAAAACTC encodes the following:
- the LOC129807201 gene encoding zinc finger protein 184-like: MFGNWKKWCRLCANINLANEDEIFKTESISEQLEIVNKYFMISLTHYEGIESTVCKVCSDFLTKLENFGECCLKSDRMFKELMLQNSVTDSDLQYIRLKHGIDSEEIKYSAFLPETDYIKTPKEGSVNSDHFQDPLDVDIETSVEANELSEDKSEKSTPAPKISKKRGRPRKSMQWQNTSQSEIKQEDDENMCDDRTLALQDTNIVIRDKAERWRCPRSAREKLRECEYCSKKFKRKYLLTQHFREKHSKEGLPFVCSKCPKRFISLKRMQQHEVIHLPNNERFTFPCPYCDKKFIRSVGVQVHIRGIHTKDRPFICEECGKCFVSKGALKDHQRSHLQERSFQCSQCPKKFKNQYRLKMHEEVHSSITYDCPHCGVKRKTKRNLKLHMLVHSDVKKYKCNYCGNEYKRAKALKEHIFLHTGQRPYKCPFCDKTFASGSNCAGHKRRTHPTELEAMMKSGVEPKNAVLPSLEYLQSKLISLAKSEAFSDSTTR